The Mycolicibacterium monacense genome contains the following window.
ATGCTCTCGTTCGCGCTGTCGCTCGACGACTTCATCATCACCTATTTCGTCAGCGGGTCCACTGTGACGTATCCGCTCTACGTCAACGCGGCGGTCAAGGCCGCGGTGCCACCGCAGATCAACGTGATCGCGACGGCGATCCTCGTGGTCAGCCTGATCCTGTTGGCGGCGGGCACGCTCTACCGCCGCAAGCGCATCGACGTCTAGGCCGGTTTCCGGCGAAACAGCATTCCCTGTCGTCAAGCGCCCCGCTTGGCAGCAGGGAATGCTGTTTCGCGAGAGCGCGGCGTCAGCCGACCTCGACCGGCACGGGTGTCCCCCGCCCGCCGCCGCGTGCCGCCCCGATGCCCGCGGCGACGACGAACACGATGCCGATCACCGCGGCCACCCCCGGCACCTGGCTCAGCGCGACGAAACCGATGATCAACGCGAACGCGGGTTCCAGGCTCATCAGGGTCCCGAACGCGGCCGCGCTGAGGCGGCGCAACGCGAGAAGCTCCAGGGCGAACGGGAACATCGGGAGCATGACCGCCAGCCCGAGCCCGATCAGCAGCAGCTGCGGTGTCAGCCGGTCGAACACCGTCGGTCCCACGACGACCGTGCCGACGAGACCGGCGACGGGCATCGACACCGCCAGCCCGCTGATCCCGGCGACCTGATCACCGACGCGCTGGGTCAACAGGATGTAACCGGCCCAGCACACCGCCGCGGCGAGGGCGTAGGAAACGCCGACGGGATCGACCGCGCCGGTCCACGGCTGCGTCATCAGCAGCACACCGATCGCGGCCAGCCCGGGCCAGAGCACCCGCGCCAGACCGCTCCCCCGCACGACCGCCACCCCGAGCGGTCCCAGGAACTCCAGCGCGCTGGCGGTGGCCATCGGAATCCGGTCCAGTGCAGCCATGAACAGGAGCGTGATCGCGGCGGTGACGACACCGAGCGCCGCGCAGGCCATCAGGCTGCGGCCGGTGAAATCGGCC
Protein-coding sequences here:
- a CDS encoding EamA family transporter translates to MAVAAMLSVQLGVAVAVGLIDEIGPEGAAWLRLAWAGLLFLVFLRPRRADFTGRSLMACAALGVVTAAITLLFMAALDRIPMATASALEFLGPLGVAVVRGSGLARVLWPGLAAIGVLLMTQPWTGAVDPVGVSYALAAAVCWAGYILLTQRVGDQVAGISGLAVSMPVAGLVGTVVVGPTVFDRLTPQLLLIGLGLAVMLPMFPFALELLALRRLSAAAFGTLMSLEPAFALIIGFVALSQVPGVAAVIGIVFVVAAGIGAARGGGRGTPVPVEVG